The stretch of DNA TGGGCTGTCCCAGAAATCGTCGTGCCGCGGGCCGCCGCGGCGCTCGGGTATCGGGTCCCATCCTCCCCGATGCCACGGACCGCACTTCAGCAGACGCACCATCGCCAGCCATCCGCCGCGGATCAACCCGTACTCGCTCAGCGCGTCGACCGCGTACTGGCTGCAGGTCGGCGTGAACCGGCATGTGGGTAATCGCATCGGCGAGATCGTGTGGCGATATAGCTCGATGAGGAAGACCACTCCCCGCGCACCTACACTCATCGGCTCGACGCCTCGTTGCGTGGACGCGTGCG from Mycobacterium sp. JS623 encodes:
- the yidD gene encoding membrane protein insertion efficiency factor YidD, giving the protein MSVGARGVVFLIELYRHTISPMRLPTCRFTPTCSQYAVDALSEYGLIRGGWLAMVRLLKCGPWHRGGWDPIPERRGGPRHDDFWDSPAEQGKSETRV